GGTGAAGACGTCGGCGAGGGCCTTGCCGCTCTTGAGGTAGGTGTCGTAGACGGGCAGCCCCGTTGCCGGGTCGTCGTAGCGGCCCTCGGAGCCGCCCGCCTGTGCGGTGCCCCTGAAGCCGTGCTCGGGGCCGAAGACCGCCGTCAGCTTCACACGGGGGTCCTGGTGCATGACGTCGACGATGTGGCGGGCGTCCTCGGTGATGCCCGTCGGGTTGGTGACGATGCCGACGCGCCGGCCCTTGAGCAGGGAGTAACCGTCGGCCGCGAGCCTTTCGAAGCCGGTGTGCAGTTCCTCACGATGCTCGGATGCGGCGGGAAGGGCTGCCATCGTTGCCGATGCGAGCAGGTTCCGTCGGGACAGGCGCATGGCTAGAGGTTGGCGCAGTCGCCCTTCCTTCACACATACCGACCGGTTAGTCTGGCCGGACCAGAGCCGATGCGCGCCGCGCAGAGTCGTGTCGAAGGAGACCCATGGTGGAAGCCGTGCAGGATGCGGGAGTGGTCGTCACCGGGGCGGGCGGCGGGATCGGCGCCGCGTTGGCCCGGCGGTTCGCCGCCGAGGGGGCCCGGGTCGTCGTCAACGACCTCGACGGCGAGAAGGCCAAGGCGGTGGCCGAGGAGATCGGTGGGATCGCCGTGGCGGGTGACGCCTCCGCGATCGTCGGCGACGCCCGGGACGCGCTCGGCGGCACCGTCGACGTCTACTGCGCCAACGCCGGTGTCGCCTTCGAGGACGGCGGCGCGGGCGGGCCGCTCGACGAGAGGTCCTGGGCGGTGTCCTGGGACGTCAATGTCATGGCACACGTACGCGCCGCCCATGAGCTGCTCCCGGACTGGCTGGAGCGCGGTCGCGGGCGGTTCGTGTCCACCGTGTCGGCCGCCGGGCTGCTCACCATGATCGGTGCCCCCTCCTACAGCGTCACCAAGCACGGCGCCTACGCCTTCGCCGAGTGGCTGTCGCTGACGTACCGCCACCGGGGTCTGAAGGTGCACGCGATCTGTCCGCAGGGTGTGCGGACGGACATGCTGGCCGCGACCGGCAGCGCGGGGGACCTGGTGCTCCATCCGACCGCGATCGAACCGGAGGCCGTCGCCGACGCCCTGTTCCGGGGCATCGGGGAGGACCGTTTCCTGATCCTGCCGCACCCCGAGGTGGCCGAGTACTACCAGGCGCGGGCCACCGAACCGGACCGCTGGCTGAGCGGCATGAACCACCTCCAGCGGAAGTGGGAGGAGGCCCGGTGAGCGCTTCCCGGTACGCGGACCGGCCCTGGCTGGCGCTGCTCGACGACGCCCAGCGCGGCCCGGTCGACCCCGCCGACTCGCTGGTCCACGCCCTGCGGACGGCCGTCGCCGAGGCGCCCGAGCGCACCTTCCTCGCCTACTTCGACGCCCGGCTGAGCTACCGCGAGGTGGACGGGCTCAGCGACTCCGTCGCCGCCCACCTCGCCGCGCGCGGGCTGGAGCGCGGGGACCGGGTGGCGGTGCTGCTGCAGAACTCCCCGCACTTCGTGCTCGCCGTCCTCGGCGCCTGGAAGGCCGGCGCGACCGTCGTCCCGGTCAACCCGATGTACAAGTCTGCCGAGATGGAGCACATCCTGCTCGACGGCGAGGTGGCCGCGCTGATCTGCTCCGACCGGGCCTGGGAGGCGTACCTCCGGAAGACGGCGGCCGGGGCGCCGGTGCGGGTCGTGCTCACCGCGAGCGAGTTGGACTTCCAAACCCGCAACGACGCGCGCGTGCTCGGCTTCGAGCGGCTGCCCCAGGCGCCGGACGCCGACGACCTCGTGACCGTCGCCCGGCAGGGCGGCAAGGCGCCCGAGGGCCGCGACCCGCGCCCGGACGACATCGCCCTGATCAGCTACACCTCCGGCACCAGCGGCACCCCCAAAGGCGCCACCAACACGCACGGCAACATCATGCACAACGCCGAACGGCAGCGGACCGGGCTCGCGCTGCCCGAGGCGCCCGCCTACTACGCGCTCGCGCCGCTGTTCCACATCACCGGCATGGTCTGCCAGTTCGGCGCCTGCCTGAACAGCGCCGGCACCCTGGTGCTCACCTACCGCTTCGAGCCCGGACTCGTCCTGGAGGCGTTCGCCGAGCACCGCCCGCACTACACGGTCGGCCCGTCCACCGCCTACATGGCGCTCGCCGCCCACCCGGACGCCACCCCGGAGCACTTCGCCTCCTTCGTGAACCTCTCCTCCGGCGGCGCGCCCGTGCCCCCGGCCCTGGTGGAGAGGTTCCGCGCGCGCTTCGGGCCGTACATCCGGGTCGGCTACGGCCTCACCGAGTGCTCCGGACCGAGCGCCGCCGTCCCGCCCGGCCTGGAGGCGCCCGTGGACCCGGTCTCCGGGACGCTGTCGGTGGGCGTGCCCGGCGCCGACACGGTCGTCAGGATCGTGGACGAGCAGGGCGAGGAGGTGCCCTTCGGGGAGCAGGGCGAGATCGTCGTACGAGGGCCCCAGGTGGTCCCCGGCTACTGGCGGCGCCCGGACGCCACCGCCGAGTCCTTCCCGGACGGCGAGCTGCGCACCGGCGACATCGGCTTCATGGACGCCCAGGGCTGGCTCTACGTCGTCGACCGCAAGAAGGACATGATCAACGCGTCCGGCTTCAAGGTGTGGCCGCGCGAGGTCGAGGACGTGCTGTACACCCACCCGGCGGTGCGCGAGGCGGCTGTCGTCGGCGTCCCCGACGGCTACCGTGGCGAGACCGTCAAGGCCTATATCAGCCTGCGTGCGGGCGCCGAGGCGGCCCCGGACGAACTCGCGGTGTACTGCAAGGAGAGACTGGCCGCCTACAAATACCCGCGTCAGGTGGAGATCCTGCCCGACCTGCCCAAGACGGCGAGTGGCAAGATCCTCCGTCGGGAGCTGCGTTCGCGCCGTTCCCGCGCAGACGACACCCGATAGGCATCACGACCCGATCAGCATCACGGAAGGCAGGTGGCGGCAGTGCCCAGGACGACGGACGGAGACGGGACGCCCGTTCCGCAGCGGCTGCTGGCCGCCGCCACCCGGCTCTTCGCGGAGCAGGGCTACGACCGCACCTCCGTGCAGGAGATCGTGGAGGCGGCCGGCGTCACCAAGGGGGCGCTGTACCACTACTTCGGCTCCAAGGACGACCTCCTGCACGAGGTGTACGCGCGCGTGCTGCGCATCCAGCAGGAGCGGCTGGACCACTTCGCCCGCATGGACGCGCCGGTGGAGGAACGGCTCAGAGCCGCCGCGGCGGACGTGGTCGTCACGACGATCGACAACCTCGACGACGCCATGATCTTCTTCCGGTCCATGCACCACCTCGGCCCGGAGAAGAACAAGCAGGTCCGCGCCGAGCGCCGGCGCTACCACGAACGGTTCCGCGCGCTGATCGAGGAGGGCCAGCGGGAAGGCGTCTTCTCCACGGCGACCCCGGCCGACCTGGTCGTGGACTACCACTTCGGCTCCGTCCACCACCTGTCGACCTGGTACCGCCCCGACGGCCCGCTCACCCCGCAGCAGGTCGCCGACCACCTGGCCGATCTGCTGCTGCGGGCGCTGCGCCCTTGACGCGGTGATACGGCGGCGAAGCCGCCGGGGGAGGGCGGCAAGCGCCGTACGGCCGTCTCCAGGCCCGACCCGGCGTGGACGTCGCCGAAGGCCGCCGCGGCGAGGTCCAGCTCGCCCGCGCGCAGCGCCTCGGTCGGCTCGGCGCCGGTCGCGTCCCGCGCGGACACCTGGACAGCGGGGAACTAGCGGTGGAAGGCGGCCAGTTCGGCGCGCAGGCCGACGCAGGTCAGCGTCTGGATCGTACCGACGGACACCCGGCCGGCGGCGGCCGCCCCGGCGACGGCCGCGACCGCGTCCCGGCCCGCCCCCGTGAGGCGGCGGCGGTGCTTTCTCTGCCCGGGGGACACCCCTGGTCCCCGGCGGGGCACCCCACGGAGAGGCTGCGGACGTGGCGCGCGCCGCATTCGGCACGCTCCACGTCCACACGCCCTCCCCTTGCCGCACAGCGCGG
Above is a genomic segment from Streptomyces fodineus containing:
- a CDS encoding TetR/AcrR family transcriptional regulator translates to MPRTTDGDGTPVPQRLLAAATRLFAEQGYDRTSVQEIVEAAGVTKGALYHYFGSKDDLLHEVYARVLRIQQERLDHFARMDAPVEERLRAAAADVVVTTIDNLDDAMIFFRSMHHLGPEKNKQVRAERRRYHERFRALIEEGQREGVFSTATPADLVVDYHFGSVHHLSTWYRPDGPLTPQQVADHLADLLLRALRP
- a CDS encoding SDR family oxidoreductase, translating into MVEAVQDAGVVVTGAGGGIGAALARRFAAEGARVVVNDLDGEKAKAVAEEIGGIAVAGDASAIVGDARDALGGTVDVYCANAGVAFEDGGAGGPLDERSWAVSWDVNVMAHVRAAHELLPDWLERGRGRFVSTVSAAGLLTMIGAPSYSVTKHGAYAFAEWLSLTYRHRGLKVHAICPQGVRTDMLAATGSAGDLVLHPTAIEPEAVADALFRGIGEDRFLILPHPEVAEYYQARATEPDRWLSGMNHLQRKWEEAR
- a CDS encoding class I adenylate-forming enzyme family protein; this translates as MSASRYADRPWLALLDDAQRGPVDPADSLVHALRTAVAEAPERTFLAYFDARLSYREVDGLSDSVAAHLAARGLERGDRVAVLLQNSPHFVLAVLGAWKAGATVVPVNPMYKSAEMEHILLDGEVAALICSDRAWEAYLRKTAAGAPVRVVLTASELDFQTRNDARVLGFERLPQAPDADDLVTVARQGGKAPEGRDPRPDDIALISYTSGTSGTPKGATNTHGNIMHNAERQRTGLALPEAPAYYALAPLFHITGMVCQFGACLNSAGTLVLTYRFEPGLVLEAFAEHRPHYTVGPSTAYMALAAHPDATPEHFASFVNLSSGGAPVPPALVERFRARFGPYIRVGYGLTECSGPSAAVPPGLEAPVDPVSGTLSVGVPGADTVVRIVDEQGEEVPFGEQGEIVVRGPQVVPGYWRRPDATAESFPDGELRTGDIGFMDAQGWLYVVDRKKDMINASGFKVWPREVEDVLYTHPAVREAAVVGVPDGYRGETVKAYISLRAGAEAAPDELAVYCKERLAAYKYPRQVEILPDLPKTASGKILRRELRSRRSRADDTR